The genome window GCTCATCTCAGTCCGAATCACGCCATTCCGAATCGCGTCAGCAGCGTCCCCCAGAGCGTGACTTTAACCGGGAGCCTCGGCGCGCTGGACCCCGTGATCAATCCAATCAACCGCCGCGTCAAACGCCACCTTCGCAAGGTCGGCCCCCGCAAGATTCGCGTTATCAGCAGAACGATGCGCCATTGCCTCGGGATGTGGAAGCGCAGCTCATGGTGCCCCTGGAGAAAGCCTATACGGGTGGGCGAGAGCGAATTCGGCTAGAAGATGGCCGGATGATCGAAGTGAATTTGCCGAAGGCGATTATTAGTGGGCAAAAGCTCCGGCTGAAGGGCCAAGGTATTGCCGGTGGTAATTTGTTTTTGCAGATCGACGTGGCCCCGCATAAGTTTTACAAGTTGAATGGTTTGGACTTGGTGACGCAGGTGCCGGTGACGCCAGTGGAAGCGGTATTGGCTGGCCCGATCGAAGTCCCAACGATCGATGGCTTGGTCAAGATGAATTTGCCGAAGGGGCTGAAGTCGGGGCAGAAGTTGCGGTTGGGTAAGCGCGGGTATCCATCCCCCGAGGGCGATCGGCGCGGCGATCAGATCGTCGAACTCGTGATTCAGATGCCAGCCGAACTGAGTGATGCTGAGAAAGAATTGTACGAAAAGCTGAAGCAGACGGAGACAAATCCAAGAGCGAATCTGGTTTAGGGGATGTCGTTAACTTTGAGAGCCAGTTGGATTAAACTTGCGTCTGTTCGGCCGCGTGTTGGCGTGAATCTTCTTACTACTGCATGGCACGACTGGTGGCTGATTGTCAGTAGCGCATTTTCGATTGCGTAATTAAAACCGGGGCTTATCTAGTCGCGGAGCACTGTTTTATGCGATTTGATCAGCCTTGCTGACTTTGATTTCGGGCTGTGGTTGTAGCAGTCGAGTATACGGTGTTAGTCCTGATTCTCAGGAGTAATGCCGAGCATTTCTAGCAGTTCTGCTTCATTGATTTGGGGAATATTGTATTTTTCGGCTTTCTTGATTTTGCTGCTGCCGGGGCTTTCACCGACAATGATGTAGCCGGTTTTGCTGTTCGGCATTTTCACCATTTGACCACCGGCTTCGACGATCATTTTTTCGACTTCTGGGGGGGATAGGCTGGCAATCCGCCCAGTGAGTACGACTGCCTTTCCAGCAAAGGGCCGATTCGGGTCGAAGGGCACTGGTTCTGGCACTTCCACGGGAGTCGGGGCTTCGGTTGAAGTGATCGTCGCCTCCGTCAGCGTTTCTGCTTTGACGTCCAAGACAGCCTCCGCCGCTGGTGCGGGTTCCTCCGCGATCGTTGGTTCGACCACGGTTTTCGGTTCAACGATCGGTGGCTCGACGCTTTCTGCTGGGACTGTGGGTTGCTTGGCTTGCTGTTGTTTCAGATTGGCGTTTAGCTGGGCTTCTAACTGGGCAACGGTTTGGTTGGCCTGCTGGAGTTCGTTCGCTAAGCGATCGCCCGCTGTGGTCAAAGCTGTGACTTGTGCTTCTAGTTTGGCGGTTTGAGTTGTGGCTGTTGCCGCCGATTGTTTGACTTGTTGTTCGAGTTGATTGATCTTGGCGTTGCGTTGGCTTAACTCGGCTTCGAACGTTTTGAGTGATGCTTCAAGTGCGGTTTTTTCGGCTTCGAGATCGCTGGTATCGGCACTTGCGGTTGCTTTGTCTGGCACGGTCTGTAGCGTTTGCAGTTGGGCTTCGAGTTCGATGATTGTCGCGTCGGACTGTTGTAATTCTTTGGCTAAGCGATCGCCCGCTGTGGTCAGAATTGTGACGCGCTCTTCTAATTTGGTGGTGCTATTGATGGCGGCTTCGAGGGATTCGGTCGATTGTTGAATTTGGGCTTCGAGGGCATTAATTTTGCTCTCGCGCTGACTTAAGTCTTCCTGGACGGTTTTGAGTGATGATTCTAAAGTCGCTTTTTCTGCTGCGAGTTCGCTGCTATCGTTGTGCTCGGCTGCGGTCGCTTGGGCAATTTCTAGGGCTTCGACTTTTGCTTCTAGTTGGGCGATCGTGGTGCCGGACGTTGAGAGTGCTTGGCTGAGGCGATCGCGTTCTGTGGTTAGTTCTGTAACTTGCGATTCCCAGCTAGCACTGCTGGTTTGTGCCGCTGCCAGTGATGCGGTCGATTGTTGGATGCTTTGTTCGAGTGCTTTGATTTGGGCATCTCGCTGACTGAGACTTGCCTCAGTGGTTTTGAGCTTGGCTTCAAGCGCCGTTTTTTGGGTTTCGATTTCACTCGCACTCG of Romeriopsis navalis LEGE 11480 contains these proteins:
- a CDS encoding J domain-containing protein, with protein sequence SSQSESRHSESRQQRPPERDFNREPRRAGPRDQSNQPPRQTPPSQGRPPQDSRYQQNDAPLPRDVEAQLMVPLEKAYTGGRERIRLEDGRMIEVNLPKAIISGQKLRLKGQGIAGGNLFLQIDVAPHKFYKLNGLDLVTQVPVTPVEAVLAGPIEVPTIDGLVKMNLPKGLKSGQKLRLGKRGYPSPEGDRRGDQIVELVIQMPAELSDAEKELYEKLKQTETNPRANLV